In Candidatus Cohnella colombiensis, one DNA window encodes the following:
- a CDS encoding HAMP domain-containing sensor histidine kinase yields MIKSLYFRMICIFLGSVIFSIIIGFVITNQLYKDQLIGLTQDNLIANGKAIIQAYKQSEPHSREALIEGMSALPLYSVRLYDETGNTVTEAGSVANNNHAFVVSDERLASVLQGGVNREKPRKGFEHIGVGLPFDIEGKHYALFIQLNLAKLGSTFGDLLKTQLLIVLLFGSLLILLSVRYIVRPIQHMTKATRRMAKGDFSIHLKTKRQDELGQLTISFNQMAHELGMLEKIRRQFVSDVSHEIQSPLTSIKGFTQALKSKKLDEESRLRLLNIIEEESNRLSRLSENLLQLSSLEYEHLQLNLRKFRLDEQIRKVIIYLEPQWSAKGLDIELDLKEIQLTADEDKLIQVWANLIGNSIKFTDYNGSIHIAGKETARGVEIAITDNGQGIAEEEIHNIFKPFYKVDKSREGSTNGNGIGLSIVKRIVDLHHGDIQVESIDQEGTTFTVFLPSSQ; encoded by the coding sequence CTTCGTTATTACTAATCAGCTCTATAAGGATCAGTTGATTGGGCTGACGCAGGACAATCTGATCGCGAATGGCAAAGCTATCATTCAAGCTTATAAACAATCTGAACCCCATAGTCGAGAAGCATTGATTGAAGGGATGTCCGCGTTGCCTCTTTATTCCGTCCGTCTATATGATGAAACCGGAAATACCGTTACTGAAGCTGGCTCTGTTGCGAATAACAATCATGCATTCGTTGTGAGTGACGAGCGGCTTGCCTCTGTTCTACAGGGTGGCGTAAATCGGGAAAAGCCGCGGAAAGGCTTTGAGCATATCGGGGTCGGCCTGCCGTTTGATATTGAAGGCAAGCATTATGCTTTGTTCATCCAGCTGAATTTAGCCAAGTTAGGGTCAACGTTCGGAGATTTATTGAAAACACAGCTGCTTATTGTACTGCTGTTCGGGAGCCTCTTAATCTTGTTGTCCGTTCGATATATTGTGCGTCCCATTCAGCATATGACCAAAGCAACCCGTAGAATGGCTAAAGGTGATTTCAGCATTCACCTGAAAACGAAGCGCCAGGATGAGCTCGGACAGCTTACGATAAGTTTTAATCAGATGGCGCATGAGCTTGGCATGCTGGAGAAAATTCGGCGTCAATTCGTTTCGGATGTGTCGCACGAAATCCAATCCCCGCTAACTTCGATTAAAGGGTTTACACAAGCGCTGAAGAGCAAAAAGCTGGACGAGGAAAGCCGCTTGCGGTTGCTTAACATTATTGAGGAAGAAAGCAATCGCTTATCGCGTTTGAGTGAAAATCTTTTGCAGCTATCCTCTTTGGAGTATGAGCATCTTCAGCTGAATTTACGTAAATTCCGGCTCGATGAACAAATACGAAAGGTGATCATTTATTTGGAACCCCAATGGTCAGCTAAAGGTCTCGATATCGAACTGGATCTGAAAGAAATACAACTTACTGCGGATGAGGACAAGCTCATTCAAGTATGGGCGAATCTCATCGGCAATAGCATCAAATTTACTGACTACAATGGGAGCATCCACATAGCCGGTAAGGAGACAGCTCGCGGCGTTGAGATCGCCATTACGGACAATGGGCAAGGCATCGCAGAAGAAGAAATTCACAACATATTCAAACCGTTCTATAAGGTCGACAAATCGAGGGAAGGCTCGACTAACGGCAATGGAATCGGCTTATCGATCGTGAAGCGAATTGTTGACTTGCATCACGGTGACATCCAGGTGGAGAGCATCGACCAAGAGGGAACAACTTTTACCGTTTTTCTTCCCAGTTCACAATGA